One Capricornis sumatraensis isolate serow.1 chromosome 8, serow.2, whole genome shotgun sequence genomic region harbors:
- the GALK1 gene encoding galactokinase → MAASEQPQAGELLVKARRAFLEEFGAEPELAVSAPGRVNLIGEHTDYNRGLVLPMALELLTVLVGSPRADGLVSLLTTSEDADEPRRLQFPLPTSQRPLEPGTPHWANYVKGVIQHYPAAPLPGFSAVVVSSVPLGGGLSSSASLEVATYTFLQQLCPDLGTIAARAQVCQRAEHSFAGVPCGIMDQLIALLGQRGHALLIDCRSLETSLVPLSDPKLAVLITNSNVRHSLGSSEYPLRRHQCEEVARALGKESLREVQLEELEAGRDLMSTEAFRRARHVVGEIQRTAQAAAALRRGDYRAFGRLMVESHHSLRDDYEVSCPELDQLVEAALSTPGVYGSRMTGGGFGGCTVTLLEASAAPRVMQHIQEQYRGTATFYLSQAADGAKVLRL, encoded by the exons ATGGCCGCTTCAGAGCAGCCCCAAGCCGGGGAGCTGCTGGTCAAGGCCCGGAGAGCCTTCCTGGAGGAGTTCGGAGCTGAGCCCGAGCTAGCCGTGTCGGCCCCGGGCCGCGTCAACCTCATCGGGGAACACACGGACTACAACCGGGGCCTGGTGCTGCCCATG GCTCTGGAGCTCTTGACGGTGCTGGTTGGCAGCCCCCGCGCGGATGGGCTTGTCTCCCTCCTCACTACCTCTGAGGATGCTGACGAGCCCCGGCGGCTGCAGTTTCCCCTGCCCACAAGCCAGCGGCCACTGGAGCCTGGGACCCCTCACTGGGCCAATTATGTCAAGGGAGTGATTCAGCACTACCCAG CTGCCCCCCTCCCTGGCTTCAGCGCAGTGGTGGTCAGCTCTGTGCCCCTGGGGGGTGGGCTGTCCAGCTCGGCATCCCTGGAAGTGGCCACGTATACCTTCCTACAGCAGCTCTGCCCAG ACTTGGGGACAATAGCTGCCCGGGCCCAGGTGTGTCAGCGGGCCGAGCACAGCTTCGCAGGGGTGCCCTGTGGCATCATGGACCAGCTCATCGCACTGCTGGGGCAGAGAGGCCACGCGCTGCTCATTGACTGCAG GTCCCTGGAGACAAGCCTGGTGCCACTGTCAGACCCCAAGCTGGCCGtgctcatcaccaactccaatgTTCGCCACTCACTGGGCTCCAGTGAGTATCCCCTGCGGCGGCACCAGTGTGAAGAGGTGGCCCGGGCGCTGGGCAAGGAGAGCCTTCGGGAGGTACAGCTGGAGGAGCTGGAGG CTGGCCGGGACCTAATGAGCACGGAGGCCTTCCGGCGGGCAAGGCACGTGGTGGGCGAGATCCAGCGCACGGCCCAGGCGGCGGCCGCCCTGCGCCGCGGTGACTACAGAGCCTTCGGCCGCCTCATGGTGGAGAGTCACCACTCGCTCAG AGATGACTACGAGGTGAGCTGCCCAGAGCTGGATCAGCTGGTGGAGGCCGCGCTCTCCACGCCAGGGGTTTACGGCAGCCGCATGACGGGCGGTGGCTTCGGGGGCTGCACGGTGACCCTGCTGGAGGCCTCCGCCGCTCCTCGGGTGATGCAGCACATCCAG GAGCAGTACCGCGGGACCGCCACCTTCTACCTCTCCCAGGCGGCTGACGGCGCCAAGGTGCTGCGCTTATGA
- the H3-3B gene encoding histone H3.3, translating to MARTKQTARKSTGGKAPRKQLATKAARKSAPSTGGVKKPHRYRPGTVALREIRRYQKSTELLIRKLPFQRLVREIAQDFKTDLRFQSAAIGALQEASEAYLVGLFEDTNLCAIHAKRVTIMPKDIQLARRIRGERA from the exons ATGGCCCGAACCAAGCAGACTGCTCGTAAGTCAACGGGTGGGAAAGCGCCCCGCAAGCAGCTGGCCACCAAAGCGGCCAGGAAAAGCGCCCCCTCTACCGGCGGGGTGAAAAAACCTCATCGCTACAG GCCCGGGACTGTTGCGCTTCGAGAAATCCGTCGTTACCAGAAATCCACCGAGCTTCTGATCCGGAAACTGCCTTTCCAGAGGTTGGTGAGGGAGATCGCCCAGGATTTCAAGACCGACTTGAGGTTCCAGAGTGCCGCCATCGGCGCGCTGCAG GAGGCTAGCGAAGCGTACCTGGTGGGTTTGTTTGAAGATACTAATCTGTGTGCCATCCACGCTAAGAGAGTCACCATCATGCCCAAAGACATCCAGTTGGCTCGCCGGATACGGGGAGAGAGAGCTTAA